One part of the Rutidosis leptorrhynchoides isolate AG116_Rl617_1_P2 chromosome 1, CSIRO_AGI_Rlap_v1, whole genome shotgun sequence genome encodes these proteins:
- the LOC139886042 gene encoding NAC transcription factor 56-like, whose product MESTDSSTGSPLPQLPPGFRFHPTDEELVVHYLKKRAASAPLPVAIIAEIDLYKFDPWELPAKATFGEQEWYFFSPRDRKYPNGARPNRAANSGYWKATGTDKPVMTSGGTQKVGVKKALVFYGGKPPKGVKTNWIMHEYRLTDGKTISKPHDLSKQKGSLRLDDWVLCRIYKKNNMQRPIDSDGNDHHTMNQMLSSIPPSISLAHGHQGLMIGKPSTGHVVYNTMMENHEQNLMFDTRMNSNDSDTNTTSNLLPAKRSLPTNLFWSEEAGGKSSSDVTVMATRTNEENNGSIASLLSQLPQTPQMQQQSMLGSLEDGVFRQPYQLQGMNWYS is encoded by the exons ATGGAGAGTACCGATTCATCAACGGGCTCCCCGTTACCTCAACTCCCACCCGGGTTTCGTTTTCACCCGACTGATGAAGAGTTGGTTGTCCACTATTTGAAGAAACGAGCCGCGTCGGCTCCTCTTCCCGTAGCCATCATCGCCGAAATCGATCTTTACAAGTTTGATCCATGGGAGTTACCAG CTAAGGCAACCTTTGGGGAGCAAGAGTGGTATTTCTTTAGCCCGAGGGACCGGAAGTATCCGAATGGAGCGCGGCCTAACAGGGCCGCCAATTCGGGATACTGGAAAGCTACTGGAACTGATAAACCGGTGATGACTTCCGGTGGTACACAAAAAGTTGGTGTGAAAAAAGCACTAGTTTTCTATGGAGGTAAGCCACCGAAAGGGGTCAAGACTAATTGGATCATGCATGAATATCGACTCACCGATGGTAAAACGATCTCCAAACCACATGATCTCAGCAAACAAAAAGGCTCCTTAAGG TTAGATGATTGGGTGTTATGTCGGATATACAAAAAGAACAATATGCAAAGACCTATCGATAGCGACGGAAATGATCATCATACAATGAACCAGATGTTATCATCGATACCACCATCGATCTCGCTGGCCCACGGACACCAAGGATTAATGATTGGTAAACCCTCAACAGGCCATGTGGTGTACAATACAATGATGGAGAATCATGAACAAAACCTCATGTTTGATACTAGAATGAACTCGAACGATAGCGACACAAACACAACATCGAATCTGCTACCTGCGAAAAGATCATTGCCGACGAATTTATTCTGGAGCGAAGAAGCTGGCGGTAAAAGTAGTAGTGATGTTACTGTTATGGCCACAAGAACAAATGAAGAAAACAATGGTTCTATAGCAAGTTTACTTAGCCAACTACCACAAACTCCACAAATGCAACAACAATCGATGTTGGGGTCGCTTGAAGATGGCGTTTTTCGTCAACCTTATCAGTTACAAGGGATGAATTGGTACTCTTAG